One part of the Enterococcus sp. DIV1094 genome encodes these proteins:
- a CDS encoding phenolic acid decarboxylase, which translates to MKEFKNLEDFIGTHFIYTYDNGWEYEWYAKNDHTVDYRIHGGMVKGRWVKDQEADIVKLTDGVFKITWTEPTGTDVALDFMPNEKKLHGTIFFPKWVEEHPEITVTFQNEHIAEMEAAREKYETYPKLVVPEFATITYMGDAGVDNEDVISEEPYEGMPKDIREGRYFDENYRRINK; encoded by the coding sequence ATGAAAGAATTCAAAAACTTAGAAGATTTTATCGGAACTCACTTTATCTATACGTATGATAACGGTTGGGAATATGAATGGTATGCAAAAAATGACCATACCGTTGATTATCGTATTCACGGTGGAATGGTCAAAGGACGTTGGGTCAAAGACCAAGAAGCAGATATTGTAAAATTAACCGATGGTGTATTTAAAATCACTTGGACTGAACCAACTGGTACAGATGTCGCATTAGACTTTATGCCAAATGAGAAAAAACTACATGGTACGATTTTCTTCCCTAAATGGGTCGAAGAACATCCAGAGATCACTGTCACTTTCCAAAACGAACATATTGCTGAAATGGAAGCTGCTCGTGAAAAATATGAAACTTATCCTAAATTAGTCGTTCCTGAATTTGCGACAATTACTTATATGGGTGATGCGGGTGTTGATAATGAGGATGTTATTAGTGAAGAACCTTATGAAGGGATGCCTAAAGACATTCGTGAAGGACGTTACTTTGACGAAAACTACCGTCGTATCAATAAATAA
- a CDS encoding PadR family transcriptional regulator produces the protein MARKNTLRYILLGLLSKKNQTGYELNQAFKNEIGEFWQAKHSQIYPELAKMEELGIIKHEVGITGVKLEKKIYQLTEEGRILLNEWIHTSPNELPVNRDEFVLKLYFVKDINDPAWIEILEQQKELHEEKRQHLLARQQVIFPTKKEQHENYGHYLILSHAINRETEYTNWLTQVLAQETKRK, from the coding sequence ATGGCTAGAAAAAATACATTACGCTATATTTTATTGGGACTACTGAGCAAAAAAAATCAAACGGGGTATGAGTTGAACCAAGCATTTAAAAATGAGATCGGTGAATTTTGGCAGGCAAAGCATAGTCAGATCTATCCTGAACTGGCTAAAATGGAAGAACTAGGCATCATCAAACATGAAGTAGGGATCACTGGCGTCAAGCTAGAAAAGAAAATTTATCAGCTGACGGAAGAAGGGCGTATTTTGTTAAACGAATGGATCCATACATCACCAAATGAACTGCCAGTCAACCGTGATGAATTTGTCTTGAAACTTTATTTTGTGAAAGACATCAATGATCCAGCGTGGATCGAGATCCTTGAACAGCAAAAGGAGCTTCATGAAGAAAAAAGACAGCATTTATTGGCTAGACAACAAGTGATTTTCCCGACCAAAAAAGAGCAGCATGAAAACTATGGACACTACTTGATTTTGTCTCACGCAATCAATCGAGAAACCGAATATACCAACTGGTTGACACAAGTATTGGCACAGGAAACAAAAAGAAAATAA
- a CDS encoding MerR family transcriptional regulator: MVGASLKQLLENDHLLIGISELSEIVGVSPRQLRYWEQKGFIRSVTADANCARKYRLPTVVKVEIIKKFLDEGYTLTKAAEKAQERLNKMHHVRKVFSKSIKDIELIDERYTLLLIGDFNDAEQLCIIHDEETDELSYKIIPADETIDPKKILEK, translated from the coding sequence ATGGTGGGGGCTTCACTAAAACAGTTATTAGAAAATGATCATTTATTAATAGGAATTAGTGAGCTAAGTGAAATTGTCGGGGTTTCACCACGACAATTGAGGTATTGGGAGCAAAAAGGCTTTATCCGATCCGTCACTGCTGACGCGAATTGTGCAAGAAAATACCGATTACCGACAGTGGTCAAAGTTGAGATCATCAAGAAATTTTTAGATGAAGGGTACACGTTGACCAAAGCCGCTGAAAAAGCTCAGGAACGTTTAAACAAAATGCACCATGTCCGAAAAGTTTTCTCAAAGTCCATCAAAGACATCGAGTTGATCGATGAACGTTACACACTCCTTTTGATTGGCGACTTCAACGATGCAGAGCAGTTATGTATTATCCACGACGAAGAAACAGACGAATTGTCTTATAAAATCATCCCCGCAGATGAAACGATCGATCCCAAAAAAATACTGGAGAAATAA
- a CDS encoding MDR family MFS transporter, producing the protein MSKNQPVDIYGKPYNRTLLVVVLLIGTFCTVLNQTLLTTAFPALMKAFDISASDVQWLTTGFLLVNGIMIPITAWLINKFSSRKLYLSAMTIFLIGTITCFTAPNFSTLLIGRLIQACGVGVSMPLLQNIMLSIFPPEKRGSAMGMSGIVIGLAPALGPTLSGYIIDNYHWRDLFGMVIPIVVLVLVLAFFLMRSVIPLSNPSIDIFSAILSTIGFGSLLYGFSSVGDAGWGSAKVIGFLIVGVIFIAAFAWRQLHLEHPFLELRVFKSPTFTIAAILAGVTNMAMVGAEMVVPLYIQNIRGESAFHSGLMLLPGALIMGAMMPITGAIFDKHGAKRLAIVGMFILTAATAPFAFLTETTPVLYIVILYAIRMFGISMVMMPVTTSGMNALPNNLISHGTAVNNTFRQIASSIGTAILISVLTNVTKDNLPTDAVLKSTPLAYKDQAINATLSGYHAAFFVAIIFGLIGFTIAFFLKRKEPVVMEVGDNA; encoded by the coding sequence ATGAGTAAGAATCAACCCGTAGATATTTACGGAAAACCATACAATCGTACACTACTAGTTGTTGTTTTATTGATTGGGACCTTTTGTACCGTCTTGAATCAAACCTTATTAACAACTGCTTTTCCAGCATTGATGAAAGCTTTTGATATTTCAGCTTCTGATGTGCAATGGTTGACTACAGGCTTTTTATTAGTGAATGGGATCATGATTCCGATCACTGCTTGGTTGATCAATAAATTTAGTTCTAGAAAATTATATCTGTCTGCGATGACGATTTTTTTGATTGGAACGATCACCTGTTTTACCGCTCCTAACTTTAGTACACTACTTATTGGACGCTTGATTCAAGCTTGTGGTGTTGGGGTATCTATGCCATTATTGCAAAATATCATGTTATCGATCTTCCCACCAGAAAAACGAGGTTCTGCTATGGGGATGTCTGGGATCGTGATTGGTTTAGCGCCAGCATTAGGACCAACACTTTCTGGCTATATCATTGACAATTATCATTGGCGTGATTTGTTTGGAATGGTCATTCCAATCGTCGTTCTTGTGTTAGTATTAGCATTCTTTTTGATGCGAAGTGTGATTCCTTTGTCAAATCCAAGTATCGATATTTTCTCTGCGATTCTTTCAACGATTGGATTTGGTAGCTTGCTTTATGGTTTCTCAAGTGTTGGGGATGCCGGTTGGGGAAGCGCGAAAGTGATTGGCTTCTTGATCGTTGGCGTGATTTTCATCGCCGCATTTGCTTGGCGTCAACTACATTTAGAACATCCATTCTTAGAGTTACGCGTCTTCAAATCACCAACCTTCACGATTGCAGCAATCCTAGCTGGAGTAACGAATATGGCAATGGTCGGAGCTGAAATGGTCGTTCCATTATATATTCAAAACATTCGTGGAGAGTCTGCATTCCATTCTGGTTTGATGCTACTTCCTGGAGCATTGATCATGGGGGCAATGATGCCGATCACTGGTGCAATTTTTGATAAACACGGAGCAAAACGTCTTGCGATCGTTGGGATGTTCATCTTGACAGCAGCAACCGCACCTTTTGCATTTTTGACTGAAACTACACCAGTATTGTATATCGTTATTCTTTACGCAATTCGTATGTTTGGGATCTCGATGGTCATGATGCCAGTGACAACCTCAGGGATGAATGCTTTACCTAACAATCTGATCAGTCATGGTACAGCAGTCAACAATACATTCCGTCAAATCGCAAGTTCGATCGGAACCGCAATTTTGATCAGTGTGTTGACGAACGTCACGAAAGACAATCTACCAACTGATGCTGTGTTGAAAAGTACGCCTTTAGCCTACAAAGATCAAGCGATAAATGCGACTTTATCCGGATACCATGCTGCGTTCTTCGTAGCAATCATTTTCGGATTGATCGGTTTTACGATTGCTTTCTTCTTAAAAAGAA